Proteins from a single region of Primulina tabacum isolate GXHZ01 chromosome 5, ASM2559414v2, whole genome shotgun sequence:
- the LOC142545277 gene encoding putative methyltransferase PMT20 — translation MKDKDGKPSSHPSKNSRAIPMSIMFIALCGFSFYLGGIFCSEKDRYVAKDISKSVETTGGSLQIKAAIFPECGPEFQDYTPCTDPKRWKKYSLHRLSFLERHCPPVFEKKECIIPPPDGYKLPIRWPKSRDECWYRNVPYDWINKQKSNQHWLKKEGEKFLFPGGGTMFPNGVSLYVDLMQDLIPEMKDGTIRTAIDTGCGVASWGGDLLDRGILTVSLAPRDNHEAQVQFALERGIPAILGVISTQRLPFPSSSFDMAHCSRCLIPWTEFGGIYLLEINRVLRPGGFWVLSGPPVNYENRWRGWNTTIEEQKSDYEKLQELLTSMCFKLYKKKDDIAVWQKSSDSSCYSKLDAPDTYPPKCDDSLEPDSAWYTPIRGCVVTPNPKYKKLALKSLPKWPERLHTAPERVSDVRGGSDGAFKHDDSKWKTRVKHYRKLLPAIGTDKIRNIMDMNTMYGGFAAGLVEYPSWVMNVVSSYAPNTLGVVYDRGLIGTYHDWCEAFSTYPRTYDLLHLDGLFTAESQRCEMKYVLLEMDRILRPNGYTFIRESSYFVDAVATLAKGMRWDCRKEDTEYGVKSENILICQKKLWYSSNKSSR, via the exons ATGAAGGATAAAGATGGAAAACCAAGTTCTCACCCCAGTAAAAATTCTAGGGCAATTCCCATGTCGATAATGTTCATCGCATTATGTGGATTTTCGTTCTATCTTGGTGGAATTTTTTGTTCAGAGAAAGATAGATATGTAGCTAAAGATATCAGTAAATCCGTGGAAACGACCGGAGGATCTCTTCAAATTAAAGCTGCAATTTTTCCCGAATGTGGTCCCGAATTTCAAGATTACACGCCCTGCACAGATCCGAAG AGATGGAAAAAGTACAGTCTTCATCGCCTTTCGTTTCTTGAACGACATTGCCCTCCAGTGTTTGAAAAGAAAGAATGCATAATTCCCCCACCCGATGGTTATAAATTACCGATCAGATGGCCCAAGAGCAGGGACGAATGTTGGTACAG GAATGTTCCATATGATTGGATTAACAAACAAAAGTCTAATCAACACTGGCTTAAGAAAGAAGGGGAGAAGTTCCTCTTTCCCGGTGGTGGCACAATGTTTCCGAATGGTGTCAGTCTGTATGTTGATTTGATGCAAGATTTGATCCCAGAAATGAAAGATGGAACAATCCGAACTGCCATTGATACCGGATGTGGG GTTGCTAGCTGGGGAGGAGATTTACTTGATCGTGGGATCCTGACGGTCTCACTTGCCCCGAGAGATAATCACGAGGCTCAAGTTCAATTCGCTCTAGAACGCGGAATTCCTGCTATCCTTGGTGTCATCTCAACACAACGACTTCCTTTTCCATCGAGCTCTTTCGACATGGCACACTGCTCAAGATGCCTTATACCATGGACCGAATTCG GTGGAATTTACCTATTAGAGATAAACCGTGTTCTTCGGCCTGGTGGTTTCTGGGTTCTCTCAGGCCCTCCGGTAAACTATGAGAATCGTTGGAGGGGATGGAATACGACCATTGAAGAGCAGAAATCGGATTATGAAAAGTTGCAAGAATTGCTTACTTCAATGTGTTTCAAATTGTACAAGAAGAAAGACGACATTGCTGTCTGGCAGAAATCATCTGATAGCAGCTGTTACAGTAAACTTGATGCTCCCGATACGTATCCTCCAAAATGTGATGACAGTCTTGAACCCGATTCAGCATGGTACACTCCAATCCGAGGTTGTGTTGTTACTCCTAATCCGAAGTACAAAAAACTAGCATTAAAATCGCTCCCAAAATGGCCGGAACGGCTGCATACTGCCCCAGAACGTGTTTCTGATGTGCGTGGTGGAAGTGACGGTGCTTTCAAGCACGACGATAGTAAATGGAAGACACGAGTAAAACACTATAGGAAGTTGCTCCCTGCTATCGGAACGGACAAGATAAGAAACATCATGGACATGAACACTATGTATGGAGGTTTCGCTGCTGGTTTGGTTGAGTACCCTTCATGGGTCATGAATGTTGTTTCCTCTTATGCTCCTAATACACTTGGCGTGGTGTACGATAGAGGCCTCATCGGGACATATCACGACTG GTGTGAGGCTTTCTCAACATATCCTCGAACATATGATCTTCTTCATCTAGACGGCCTTTTCACCGCTGAAAGTCAAAG GTGCGAAATGAAGTATGTTTTGCTTGAAATGGATCGTATCCTCCGGCCAAATGGGTACACCTTTATTCGAGAATCGAGCTACTTTGTGGATGCGGTGGCTACATTAGCTAAAGGGATGAGATGGGATTGCCGGAAAGAAGACACCGAGTACGGTGTCAAATCAGAAAATATTCTGATTTGCCAAAAGAAACTCTGGTATTCCTCAAATAAAAGTTCAAGATAA
- the LOC142544534 gene encoding protein Brevis radix-like 1 isoform X2 has product MLTCITCSKQRMEDGGEDTPRRTPNPKDTLKSLTTQIKDMALKVSGAYKCMPGQTDDNFKKRIPYPDFDTISEGVLYPFVQPGSSSHAPAWDFLRVGNRPAQPDQKFSGGLESRDTVLEKEDESKEWMAQVEPGVQITFLSLPQGGNDLKRIRFSREMFNKWEAQRWWAENYDRIMELYNVQKFNQQAYNTPGRSEDGRDSTYSRLGLAMESPRVTPSVNKEWTPRYHPHGGSQNYNHGSSAYHDAGTKSETMEASRMTTSSRDEASISVSNASDIESEWIEEDEPGVYITIRQFPDGSRELRRLRFSREKFGEARAKLWWESNRDRIQSQYLC; this is encoded by the exons ATGTTGACGTGTATTACTTGCTCGAAGCAAAGAATGGAGGATGGGGGTGAGGATACCCCGCGTAGGACTCCAAATCCTAAAGACACCCTCAAAAGCCTCACTACCCAG ATCAAGGATATGGCATTGAAGGTTTCGGGAGCGTACAAATGTATGCCCGGTCAGACAGATGACAACTTCAAGAAGCGAATACCTTACCCCGATTTCGATACAATATCAGAGGGGGTTCTGTACCCTTTTGTGCAACCAGGAAGCTCCAGTCATGCTCCAGCTTGGGATTTTTTGAGAGTCGGAAATCGTCCAGCTCAGCCTGACCAAAAATTTTCTGGTGGACTAGAATCTAGAGACACGGTGCTAGAGAAGGAAGATGAATCAAAAGAATGGATGGCACAAGTGGAGCCGGGTGTTCAGATTACTTTTCTGTCCCTTCCTCAAGGCGGGAACGATCTTAAAAGGATCCGTTTCAG CCGGGAGATGTTTAACAAATGGGAAGCACAAAGATGGTGGGCTGAAAATTACGATCGAATAATGGAGCTGTATAATGTCCAGAAATTCAATCAGCAAGCTTACAATACTCCAGGGAGATCAGAAGATGGA AGAGACTCGACATATTCAAGGCTTGGGTTAGCCATGGAAAGCCCTCGAGTGACTCCATCGGTAAACAAAGAATGGACTCCGCGGTACCATCCCCATGGTGGAAGCCAGAATTACAACCACGGATCCAGTGCATACCACGACGCTGGCACGAAGAGTGAGACTATGGAAGCATCAAGAATGACGACTTCATCTCGAGATGAGGCCTCAATATCGGTTAGCAATGCTAGTGACATTGAGTCCGAGTGGATCGAAGAAGATGAGCCAGGTGTTTATATTACCATCAGACAATTTCCCGATGGAAGCAGAGAACTTCGACGACTCAGATTCAG TCGCGAGAAATTCGGAGAGGCACGTGCGAAGCTTTGGTGGGAATCTAACCGGGATagaatacaatctcaatatctTTGCTAG
- the LOC142544534 gene encoding protein Brevis radix-like 1 isoform X1: MVCRIIEAGSNKSIMTSKEGNIVTLTPRIMCPNLVPICLIKDMALKVSGAYKCMPGQTDDNFKKRIPYPDFDTISEGVLYPFVQPGSSSHAPAWDFLRVGNRPAQPDQKFSGGLESRDTVLEKEDESKEWMAQVEPGVQITFLSLPQGGNDLKRIRFSREMFNKWEAQRWWAENYDRIMELYNVQKFNQQAYNTPGRSEDGRDSTYSRLGLAMESPRVTPSVNKEWTPRYHPHGGSQNYNHGSSAYHDAGTKSETMEASRMTTSSRDEASISVSNASDIESEWIEEDEPGVYITIRQFPDGSRELRRLRFSREKFGEARAKLWWESNRDRIQSQYLC, from the exons ATGGTTTGTCGTATAATTGAGGCAGGCAGCAACAAGTCGATAATGACTTCCAAAGAAGGGAACATTGTCACGCTCACACCTCGGATCATGTGTCCAAATCTGGTCCCAATATGTCTG ATCAAGGATATGGCATTGAAGGTTTCGGGAGCGTACAAATGTATGCCCGGTCAGACAGATGACAACTTCAAGAAGCGAATACCTTACCCCGATTTCGATACAATATCAGAGGGGGTTCTGTACCCTTTTGTGCAACCAGGAAGCTCCAGTCATGCTCCAGCTTGGGATTTTTTGAGAGTCGGAAATCGTCCAGCTCAGCCTGACCAAAAATTTTCTGGTGGACTAGAATCTAGAGACACGGTGCTAGAGAAGGAAGATGAATCAAAAGAATGGATGGCACAAGTGGAGCCGGGTGTTCAGATTACTTTTCTGTCCCTTCCTCAAGGCGGGAACGATCTTAAAAGGATCCGTTTCAG CCGGGAGATGTTTAACAAATGGGAAGCACAAAGATGGTGGGCTGAAAATTACGATCGAATAATGGAGCTGTATAATGTCCAGAAATTCAATCAGCAAGCTTACAATACTCCAGGGAGATCAGAAGATGGA AGAGACTCGACATATTCAAGGCTTGGGTTAGCCATGGAAAGCCCTCGAGTGACTCCATCGGTAAACAAAGAATGGACTCCGCGGTACCATCCCCATGGTGGAAGCCAGAATTACAACCACGGATCCAGTGCATACCACGACGCTGGCACGAAGAGTGAGACTATGGAAGCATCAAGAATGACGACTTCATCTCGAGATGAGGCCTCAATATCGGTTAGCAATGCTAGTGACATTGAGTCCGAGTGGATCGAAGAAGATGAGCCAGGTGTTTATATTACCATCAGACAATTTCCCGATGGAAGCAGAGAACTTCGACGACTCAGATTCAG TCGCGAGAAATTCGGAGAGGCACGTGCGAAGCTTTGGTGGGAATCTAACCGGGATagaatacaatctcaatatctTTGCTAG